The DNA segment TGCCTGCGAACTGGTACGTCGTCGACGCGAAGGGCCAGACCCTGGGGCGGCTCGCCGTCAACATCGCGCGGGTGCTCCGCGGCAAGCACCGGCCCCAGTACACCCCGCACATGATGACCGGCGACCACGTCATCGTCGTCAACGCCAGGGACATCGTGGTCACCGGGAACAAGCGCACCCAGAAGACCTACGACCGCTACTCGGGCTACCCGGGTGGCCGCCGGGTGCGCACCTTCGAACAGACCATCGAGCGCCACCCCACCCACCCCATCACCCATGCGGTGCGGG comes from the Candidatus Dormiibacterota bacterium genome and includes:
- the rplM gene encoding 50S ribosomal protein L13: MNTQKCYQPSAGEVPANWYVVDAKGQTLGRLAVNIARVLRGKHRPQYTPHMMTGDHVIVVNARDIVVTGNKRTQKTYDRYSGYPGGRRVRTFEQTIERHPTHPITHAVRGMLQHNTLGADQLKRLRVYAGGEHKHEAQQPQPITFGELGEIIRASQ